A section of the Pseudomonas tritici genome encodes:
- a CDS encoding EAL domain-containing protein: MKQKRTLGTPRLLGIVWPFIAVVLFQALLGCVSLFMLSAVRGYVAGESLWSKGQKDAIYYLTLYADNRDEATYLRYQQAIAVPQGGHELRIALDRPTPDLTAARLGILKGGNHPDDVSSLIWLYLNFRHFSYLEKAIELWTVGDSYLVQLDGLAQEMHGAILRDHVSANDVRQWKAHIIAINEGVTPAAKAFSDALGEGSRMILRLLLITNLATALGLIVLALLRTHKLLAQRHAFANALQQEKERAQITLESIGDGVITTDVDGAITYMNPAAEALTHWHSAQAQGLPLAALFNLLDDDAEPDGFTLIEHIVKGQLSGGSEHSKTIQRLDGSTVSVTLVGAPIRSDGKVTGAVLVLHDMTQERQYIANLSWQATHDALTGLANRREFEFRLEQVLHPAGQQHGGRHALMFLDLDQFKLVNDTCGHAAGDELLRHICALLQSDLREGDTLARLGGDEFGILLENCPAVVAEKIAESLRHTVQSLHFVWKGRPFMTTVSIGLVHLGQTPTTLETSLRAADMACYMAKEKGRNRVQVYHADDSELSLRFGEMAWVQRLHMALEENRFCLYAQEISPLGQTDAGNGHIEILLRLHDEAGRIILPDSFIPAAERYGLMTSLDRWVVENVFKIIARCLQERPNRPMAMCAINLSGITIGDDEFLGFLREKFHTYNIPPGMICFEITETSAIANLGSAIRFINELKALGCQFSLDDFCAGMSSFAYLKHLPVDFLKIDGSFVKDMLDDPINRAMVEVINHIGHVMGKRTIAEFVETPQIEQALLEIGVDYAQGYLIERPQLFTFDSLQCRPVRPQPLLFKAPGTFR; this comes from the coding sequence ATGAAGCAAAAGCGTACTCTCGGAACGCCAAGGCTATTGGGCATTGTGTGGCCTTTCATCGCCGTGGTGCTGTTTCAGGCATTGTTGGGCTGTGTCAGTCTTTTCATGCTTTCAGCTGTGCGCGGCTATGTGGCCGGCGAGAGCCTGTGGTCGAAGGGCCAGAAAGACGCCATCTACTACCTCACGCTCTACGCTGACAACCGTGACGAAGCCACGTACCTCAGATACCAGCAGGCCATAGCCGTGCCCCAGGGCGGGCATGAGCTGCGCATCGCCCTCGATCGTCCTACGCCTGATCTTACGGCTGCGCGGCTGGGCATTCTCAAGGGGGGCAACCACCCGGATGACGTCTCGAGCCTGATCTGGCTGTACCTCAATTTTCGTCACTTCAGCTACCTGGAAAAAGCCATCGAGTTGTGGACCGTGGGCGATAGCTACCTGGTGCAACTCGATGGCCTGGCCCAGGAGATGCACGGCGCAATCCTCCGCGACCACGTCAGCGCCAACGATGTGCGGCAATGGAAGGCGCATATCATCGCGATCAATGAAGGCGTAACGCCAGCTGCCAAGGCCTTCAGCGATGCCTTGGGCGAAGGCTCGCGGATGATCCTGCGGCTGCTGCTGATTACCAACCTGGCCACGGCCCTTGGCCTGATTGTGCTGGCGCTGTTGCGCACGCATAAGTTGCTGGCCCAGCGCCACGCTTTCGCCAATGCCCTGCAACAAGAGAAGGAGCGAGCGCAGATCACGTTGGAGTCGATTGGCGATGGCGTGATCACCACCGACGTTGACGGCGCCATTACCTATATGAACCCGGCAGCCGAGGCGCTGACTCACTGGCATTCGGCCCAGGCTCAGGGCCTGCCGCTGGCAGCGTTGTTCAACTTATTGGATGACGATGCCGAGCCCGACGGGTTTACCCTGATCGAACATATCGTCAAGGGCCAGCTCAGCGGCGGCAGCGAGCATTCAAAGACCATCCAGCGGCTGGATGGCAGCACGGTCTCGGTGACCCTGGTGGGTGCGCCGATCCGCAGCGACGGCAAGGTCACGGGGGCGGTGCTGGTGTTGCATGACATGACCCAAGAGCGCCAATACATCGCCAACCTGTCCTGGCAGGCAACCCATGACGCCCTGACTGGCCTGGCCAACCGCCGCGAATTCGAATTCCGCCTGGAACAGGTGCTGCACCCGGCAGGGCAGCAGCACGGCGGACGGCATGCATTGATGTTTCTTGACCTGGACCAGTTCAAGCTGGTCAACGACACCTGTGGTCATGCGGCCGGTGACGAACTGTTGCGACATATTTGCGCGTTGCTGCAGTCGGACCTGCGCGAGGGCGACACCCTGGCGCGCCTGGGGGGGGATGAGTTCGGCATTTTGCTGGAAAACTGTCCGGCGGTCGTGGCGGAAAAAATCGCCGAGAGCCTGCGCCATACGGTGCAGAGCCTGCATTTTGTGTGGAAGGGCCGGCCGTTCATGACCACTGTCAGCATCGGCCTGGTGCACCTTGGGCAAACGCCGACCACCCTGGAAACCTCGCTGCGCGCCGCCGACATGGCGTGCTACATGGCCAAGGAGAAAGGTCGCAACCGTGTGCAGGTGTACCACGCCGATGATTCGGAATTGTCCCTGCGCTTTGGCGAGATGGCCTGGGTGCAGCGCCTGCACATGGCCTTGGAAGAGAACCGGTTTTGCCTCTATGCCCAGGAAATCTCGCCCCTGGGACAGACCGATGCGGGCAATGGGCATATCGAAATCCTGCTGCGCCTGCATGATGAGGCCGGCCGCATTATCTTGCCCGACAGCTTTATCCCGGCGGCCGAGCGTTACGGTCTGATGACGTCCCTGGACCGTTGGGTGGTGGAGAATGTGTTCAAGATCATCGCCCGTTGCCTGCAGGAGCGTCCGAACCGCCCGATGGCCATGTGTGCGATCAATCTGTCAGGCATAACTATTGGTGATGATGAGTTCCTCGGGTTTTTACGTGAGAAATTTCATACTTACAATATTCCGCCCGGCATGATCTGTTTTGAAATTACTGAAACCAGTGCGATTGCCAATCTGGGCAGTGCAATCCGCTTTATTAATGAACTCAAAGCCTTAGGTTGTCAGTTCTCGCTGGATGACTTTTGTGCCGGAATGTCCTCATTCGCTTATCTCAAACATTTACCTGTAGACTTCCTGAAGATCGATGGAAGTTTCGTAAAGGATATGCTGGACGACCCGATTAACCGCGCGATGGTCGAAGTGATCAATCACATCGGCCATGTCATGGGTAAGCGCACAATTGCAGAATTTGTCGAGACACCGCAAATCGAACAGGCACTACTCGAAATTGGTGTGGATTACGCTCAGGGCTACCTGATTGAACGACCGCAATTGTTTACCTTTGATAGCTTGCAGTGTCGACCTGTGCGGCCGCAGCCCCTGTTATTCAAGGCGCCTGGCACATTCCGCTGA
- a CDS encoding ABC transporter ATP-binding protein translates to MHDQPDKNAGKRVDRLTWAEIRRLALRHKKSLWIANGVAVLATLCSVPIPLLLPLLVDEVLLGHGDAALNVMNHALPLGWQKAAGYIGLMLLVTLCLRCGALVFNVVQARLFARLAKDIVYRIRVRLIERLKRISLGEYESLGSGTVTTHLVTDLDTLDKLVGETLSRFLVAMLTLVGTSAILVWMHWQLALLILLFNPLVIYATVQLGKRVKHLKKLENDSTSRFTQALTETLDAIQEVRAGNRQGFFLGRLGQRAREVRDFAIHSQWKTDASSRASGLLFQFGIDIFRAAAMLTVLFSDLSIGQMLAVFSYLWFMIGPVEQLLNLQYAYYAAGGALTRINELLARADEPQYAGGEDPFTGRETVGIEVRGLNFGYGEDLVLDQLNLVIAPGEKVAIVGASGGGKSTLVQLLLGLYTPQAGTIRFGGATQQEIGLETLRENVAVVLQHPALFNDTVRANLTMGRERSDQACWQALEIAQLDATVKALPMGLDSVVGRSGVRFSGGQRQRLAIARMVLAEPKVVILDEATSALDAATEYNLHQALARFLSGRTTLIIAHRLSAVKQADRVLVFDGGHIAEDGDHQQLIADGGLYAKLYGHLQQVR, encoded by the coding sequence GTGCATGATCAGCCAGACAAAAATGCCGGCAAACGTGTGGACCGACTGACCTGGGCGGAAATTCGCCGCCTGGCCCTGCGTCACAAGAAATCCCTGTGGATCGCCAATGGCGTTGCCGTACTGGCAACCCTGTGCAGTGTACCCATCCCCTTGCTACTGCCGTTGCTGGTGGACGAAGTGCTGCTGGGCCATGGCGATGCCGCCCTCAACGTGATGAACCACGCCCTCCCGCTGGGTTGGCAGAAAGCGGCCGGGTATATCGGCCTCATGCTGCTGGTGACCCTGTGTCTGCGCTGCGGCGCCCTGGTGTTCAACGTGGTGCAGGCGCGGCTGTTTGCGCGGCTGGCCAAGGACATTGTGTACCGCATCCGCGTGCGCCTGATTGAGCGGCTCAAGCGTATTTCTCTGGGCGAGTACGAAAGCCTGGGCAGTGGCACGGTCACCACGCACTTGGTCACCGACCTGGATACCCTGGATAAACTCGTCGGCGAAACCCTCAGCCGCTTTTTGGTGGCCATGCTCACGCTGGTGGGCACTTCGGCGATCCTGGTGTGGATGCATTGGCAATTGGCGCTGCTGATCCTGCTGTTTAACCCGCTGGTGATCTACGCCACGGTGCAGTTGGGCAAACGCGTCAAACACTTGAAGAAGCTGGAAAACGACAGTACTTCGCGCTTCACCCAGGCCTTGACCGAGACCCTCGACGCTATCCAGGAAGTGCGCGCCGGCAACCGCCAGGGCTTTTTCCTCGGGCGCCTGGGCCAGCGTGCCCGGGAGGTGCGTGACTTTGCCATTCATTCACAGTGGAAAACCGACGCCTCCAGCCGCGCCAGTGGTTTGCTGTTCCAGTTTGGTATCGATATTTTCCGTGCGGCCGCCATGCTCACCGTGCTGTTTTCCGACCTGTCCATTGGCCAGATGCTCGCGGTGTTCAGTTACTTGTGGTTCATGATCGGGCCGGTGGAGCAGCTGTTGAACTTGCAATATGCCTATTACGCGGCGGGCGGGGCCCTGACGCGGATCAACGAACTGCTGGCGCGTGCCGACGAACCGCAGTATGCCGGGGGGGAAGACCCGTTTACCGGGCGTGAGACCGTCGGCATCGAAGTGCGCGGCCTGAACTTCGGCTACGGCGAAGACCTGGTGCTCGACCAGTTGAACCTGGTCATTGCGCCGGGCGAGAAAGTGGCAATCGTCGGCGCCAGCGGCGGCGGAAAAAGTACCTTGGTGCAACTGCTGCTCGGGCTGTATACGCCACAAGCTGGAACTATTCGCTTTGGTGGTGCCACTCAGCAGGAAATCGGGCTGGAGACCCTCCGCGAAAACGTCGCCGTGGTGCTGCAACATCCCGCGTTGTTCAATGATACTGTGCGCGCCAACCTGACCATGGGTCGCGAGCGCAGCGACCAGGCCTGCTGGCAGGCACTGGAAATCGCCCAGTTGGATGCTACCGTCAAGGCATTGCCGATGGGCTTGGACAGTGTGGTAGGGCGCTCCGGGGTGAGGTTTTCCGGCGGGCAGCGTCAACGCCTGGCGATTGCGCGCATGGTGTTGGCCGAGCCGAAAGTGGTGATCCTCGACGAAGCAACTTCCGCCCTGGACGCCGCTACCGAGTACAACCTGCATCAGGCGCTGGCGCGGTTTCTCAGTGGGCGTACTACACTGATCATCGCCCACCGCCTGTCGGCGGTTAAGCAAGCCGACCGAGTATTAGTGTTCGACGGCGGTCACATTGCTGAGGACGGTGATCATCAGCAATTGATTGCCGATGGCGGCTTGTACGCCAAACTCTACGGGCACTTACAGCAAGTACGTTGA
- a CDS encoding DsbA family protein: protein MSTRLLYVMDPMCSWCWGFAPVAKALVKQAQSAGVELHLVVGGLRTGSGAALEPTTRRYILEHWQAVTDATGQPFKREGALPDGFVYDTEPACRAIVTARSLAPDCAWKLLGLIQHAFYVEGRDVTLASVLVELAEQAGIPRIEFAGAFDRAEQHAATAADFTWVQDLGIAGFPTLLAERNGQLALLTNGYQPLSELSPLLARWLERATCA, encoded by the coding sequence ATGTCCACGCGCCTGCTCTATGTAATGGACCCGATGTGTTCCTGGTGCTGGGGCTTTGCCCCGGTGGCCAAGGCGTTGGTGAAGCAGGCCCAGTCGGCCGGTGTGGAACTGCACCTGGTGGTGGGCGGCCTGCGCACCGGCAGTGGCGCGGCGTTGGAGCCGACGACCCGCCGCTACATCCTGGAGCACTGGCAGGCCGTCACCGACGCCACTGGCCAGCCGTTCAAGCGCGAAGGCGCATTGCCTGACGGTTTTGTGTACGACACGGAGCCCGCGTGCCGCGCCATCGTTACCGCCCGCAGCTTGGCGCCGGATTGCGCGTGGAAACTGCTGGGGCTGATCCAGCATGCGTTTTATGTCGAGGGCCGCGATGTGACCCTTGCCAGCGTCCTGGTGGAGCTGGCCGAACAAGCGGGCATTCCACGTATCGAGTTCGCCGGTGCCTTCGACCGTGCGGAGCAGCATGCTGCCACGGCTGCCGACTTCACTTGGGTACAGGACTTGGGCATCGCCGGCTTCCCGACGCTGTTGGCCGAGCGTAATGGCCAGTTGGCCCTGCTGACCAACGGTTACCAGCCGTTGTCCGAGCTGTCGCCGTTGTTGGCCCGGTGGCTGGAGCGAGCGACCTGTGCATGA
- the trhO gene encoding oxygen-dependent tRNA uridine(34) hydroxylase TrhO, protein MTQPIVVAALYKFVTLEDYVALREPLLQAMVDNGIKGTLLIAEEGINGTVSGSREGIDGLMAWLKKDPRMVDIDHKESYCDDQPFYRTKVKLKKEIVTLGVEGVDPNKKVGTYVEPQDWNALISDPEVLLIDTRNDYEVSIGTFEGAIDPKTTSFREFPDYIKANFDPAKHKKVAMFCTGGIRCEKASSYMLSEGFDEVYHLKGGILKYLEEVPQAETKWQGDCFVFDNRVTVRHDLSEGDYDQCHACRTPVSVEDRASEHYVAGISCPHCWDKLPEKTRRSAIDRQKQIELAKARNMPHPIGFNYKQSPSEA, encoded by the coding sequence GTGACTCAACCGATTGTCGTGGCGGCACTGTATAAGTTCGTCACCCTCGAAGATTACGTCGCCCTGCGCGAGCCCTTGCTGCAGGCGATGGTCGACAACGGCATCAAAGGCACCTTGCTGATCGCCGAAGAAGGCATCAACGGCACCGTTTCCGGAAGCCGCGAAGGCATTGATGGCCTGATGGCCTGGCTGAAAAAAGACCCGCGCATGGTCGACATCGACCACAAAGAATCCTACTGCGACGACCAGCCGTTCTACCGCACCAAGGTCAAGCTCAAGAAAGAGATCGTGACCCTGGGCGTCGAAGGCGTCGACCCGAACAAAAAGGTCGGTACTTACGTCGAACCGCAGGACTGGAACGCGCTGATCAGCGACCCGGAAGTGCTGCTGATCGACACCCGTAACGACTACGAAGTGTCCATTGGCACCTTTGAAGGCGCGATTGACCCGAAAACCACCAGTTTTCGTGAATTTCCCGACTACATCAAAGCCAACTTCGACCCCGCCAAGCACAAGAAAGTCGCCATGTTCTGCACCGGCGGCATTCGTTGCGAGAAAGCCTCCAGCTATATGCTCAGCGAAGGCTTCGACGAGGTCTACCACCTCAAGGGCGGCATTCTGAAGTACCTCGAAGAGGTGCCGCAGGCAGAAACCAAATGGCAGGGCGACTGCTTTGTGTTCGACAATCGCGTGACCGTGCGTCACGACTTGAGCGAAGGCGACTACGATCAATGTCATGCCTGCCGCACACCCGTGAGTGTGGAAGACCGTGCATCCGAGCACTACGTGGCTGGCATCAGCTGCCCGCATTGCTGGGATAAGCTGCCCGAGAAGACCCGTCGCAGCGCGATTGATCGGCAAAAGCAGATCGAGCTGGCCAAGGCCCGCAACATGCCGCACCCGATTGGCTTCAACTATAAGCAATCACCTTCCGAGGCTTGA
- a CDS encoding BolA family protein, with amino-acid sequence MTMQQRIEVALAELGQDYLSVQDESHMHSRGLQTHFKAVLVSPQFEGLNRVKRHQKVYATLGDLMGEFHALALHTYTPEEWAKIDAAPASPTCAGGHD; translated from the coding sequence ATGACCATGCAACAGCGTATCGAAGTGGCGCTCGCCGAGCTGGGCCAGGACTATTTGAGCGTGCAGGATGAAAGCCATATGCACAGCCGTGGGTTGCAGACCCACTTCAAGGCCGTGCTGGTCAGCCCGCAGTTCGAAGGGCTCAACCGCGTCAAGCGCCACCAGAAGGTCTACGCTACCCTGGGTGACCTGATGGGCGAGTTTCATGCGCTCGCGTTGCATACCTACACGCCTGAAGAATGGGCGAAAATCGACGCAGCCCCGGCCTCGCCGACCTGCGCCGGCGGGCATGACTGA
- a CDS encoding DUF2059 domain-containing protein, whose protein sequence is MTRLRAICTAVALVCASGQVFADTASHNASAEAFLTLAHADKLGTPVYMQVQQMFAQRFEQTKAPAAKQSVLDSYQAKANAALDQAIGWPKLKPDMVKLYTTNFSESELKDLVAFYQSPLGKKVLEKMPQLTQQSAQMTQAKLESAVPVVNKLLEDMTNELAPAKKPAAPAKK, encoded by the coding sequence ATGACTCGTCTTCGTGCCATCTGTACCGCGGTTGCTCTGGTTTGCGCCAGCGGCCAGGTTTTTGCCGATACCGCCAGCCACAACGCCAGTGCCGAAGCCTTCCTTACCCTGGCCCACGCTGACAAGCTGGGTACCCCGGTGTACATGCAAGTGCAGCAAATGTTCGCCCAGCGTTTCGAACAAACCAAGGCGCCTGCCGCCAAGCAGTCCGTACTGGACAGCTACCAGGCCAAGGCCAACGCTGCCCTGGACCAGGCTATCGGCTGGCCAAAGCTGAAACCGGACATGGTCAAGCTCTACACCACCAACTTCAGCGAATCCGAACTCAAGGACCTGGTTGCCTTCTACCAGTCGCCACTGGGTAAGAAAGTCCTGGAAAAAATGCCGCAACTGACCCAGCAATCGGCCCAGATGACCCAGGCCAAGCTGGAAAGCGCCGTGCCGGTGGTGAACAAGCTGTTGGAAGACATGACCAACGAACTGGCACCGGCGAAGAAACCTGCCGCCCCTGCCAAGAAGTAA
- a CDS encoding class II fumarate hydratase: MSRIETDSLGEVQVPDDAYWGAQTQRSLVNFAIGEQRMPLAVLHALALIKKAAARVNDRNGDLPADIARLIEQAADEVLAGQHDDQFPLVVWQTGSGTQSNMNANEVIAGRANELAGNKRGGKSPVHPNDHVNRSQSSNDCFPTAMSIAAVQAIHERLLPSIATLSGGLAELAARHMNLVKTGRTHMMDATPITFGQELSAFIAQLDYAERAVRSALPAVCELAQGGTAVGTGLNAPQGFGEAIAAELAALSGLPFVTAPNKFAALSGHEPLVTLHGALKTLAVALMKIANDLRLLGSGPRAGLAEVKLPANEPGSSIMPGKVNPTQCEALSMLACQVLGNDVTIGMAASQGHLQLNVYKPVIIHNLLESIRLLADGCNNFQEHCIAGLEPDAEQMGAHLERGLMLVTALNPHIGYDKSAEIAKKAYTEGLTLREAALALGYLTDAEFDQWVRPQDMLGA, from the coding sequence ATGAGCCGTATCGAAACCGACAGCCTGGGAGAAGTCCAAGTCCCGGATGACGCTTACTGGGGCGCTCAGACCCAACGTTCGCTGGTGAATTTTGCCATTGGCGAGCAACGCATGCCCCTGGCGGTACTGCACGCCCTGGCCCTGATCAAAAAGGCCGCGGCACGGGTCAACGATCGAAATGGCGACCTGCCTGCCGACATCGCCCGCCTGATCGAACAAGCCGCCGATGAAGTGCTGGCTGGCCAGCATGACGACCAGTTCCCCCTCGTGGTCTGGCAAACCGGCAGCGGCACCCAAAGCAACATGAACGCCAACGAAGTGATCGCCGGCCGCGCCAATGAGCTGGCTGGCAACAAGCGCGGCGGCAAGAGCCCGGTGCACCCCAACGATCACGTCAACCGTTCCCAGAGTTCCAATGACTGCTTCCCCACCGCCATGAGCATCGCAGCGGTACAAGCGATACATGAGCGATTGTTGCCGTCGATCGCCACGCTTTCCGGTGGCTTGGCCGAACTGGCCGCCCGGCATATGAACCTGGTGAAGACCGGGCGCACCCATATGATGGACGCCACGCCGATCACCTTTGGCCAGGAACTCTCGGCATTTATCGCCCAGCTCGACTACGCCGAACGCGCTGTGCGCAGCGCCCTGCCCGCCGTGTGCGAGCTGGCACAGGGCGGCACGGCCGTGGGCACCGGGCTGAATGCGCCGCAGGGTTTTGGCGAAGCGATTGCCGCCGAACTGGCGGCGCTGTCCGGCTTGCCGTTTGTGACCGCGCCAAACAAATTCGCCGCCCTCTCCGGCCATGAGCCGTTGGTGACCCTGCACGGCGCCCTGAAAACCCTGGCCGTGGCCTTGATGAAAATCGCCAACGACCTGCGCCTGCTGGGCTCCGGCCCGCGCGCCGGGTTGGCCGAGGTGAAGTTGCCGGCCAACGAGCCGGGCAGTTCGATCATGCCGGGCAAGGTCAACCCGACCCAATGCGAAGCGCTGTCGATGCTGGCCTGCCAGGTCTTGGGCAATGACGTAACCATCGGCATGGCCGCGAGCCAAGGGCACTTGCAGTTAAACGTGTACAAGCCGGTGATCATCCACAACCTGCTGGAGTCGATCCGCCTGCTGGCCGACGGCTGCAACAACTTCCAGGAACATTGCATTGCCGGTCTCGAGCCCGACGCCGAGCAGATGGGCGCGCACTTGGAGCGTGGGCTGATGCTGGTGACTGCGCTTAATCCGCATATCGGCTACGACAAGTCGGCAGAAATCGCCAAGAAGGCCTACACCGAAGGCCTCACCCTACGGGAGGCTGCACTGGCGCTGGGCTATCTGACGGATGCCGAATTTGATCAGTGGGTTCGCCCCCAGGACATGCTAGGCGCCTAG
- a CDS encoding DMT family transporter, with protein MHISSGRWVYGFFLTLLTALLWGILPIKLKQVLQVMDPITVTWFRLTVAGGCLFFYLALTRRLPSRKVLGPKGGWLVGMAVCGLVGNYVLYLVGLKMLSPGTAQLVVQMGPIFLMVASVFVFKERFSRGQVLGLLVLMVGFGLFFNQRLLELLTSLGTYTAGVLTVLLATSIWVFYALGQKQLLTVWNSLQVMMVIYLSCAVLLTPWAHPLEALDLSPLQGWLLLACCMNTLVAYGAFAEALAHWEASRVSATLALTPLVTFVAVALAAWLWPEYVQAEEINALGYAGALVVVLGSATVALAPSLLAGLKARRVRMAS; from the coding sequence ATGCACATCTCTTCCGGCCGCTGGGTCTATGGTTTTTTCCTGACCCTGCTGACCGCGCTGCTCTGGGGCATTCTGCCGATCAAACTCAAGCAGGTGTTGCAGGTGATGGACCCCATCACGGTCACCTGGTTTCGCCTGACGGTGGCCGGCGGTTGCCTGTTCTTCTACCTGGCGCTCACCCGGCGCTTGCCCAGCCGCAAGGTGCTGGGCCCCAAGGGTGGCTGGCTGGTGGGGATGGCCGTGTGCGGCCTGGTGGGCAATTACGTGCTGTACTTGGTGGGCTTGAAAATGCTCAGCCCCGGCACTGCGCAGTTAGTGGTGCAGATGGGGCCGATCTTCTTGATGGTCGCCAGCGTGTTTGTGTTCAAGGAGCGTTTCAGTCGCGGGCAAGTACTGGGGTTGTTGGTGCTGATGGTCGGTTTTGGCCTGTTCTTCAACCAACGTCTGTTGGAGTTGTTGACGTCACTTGGCACCTACACCGCCGGGGTGCTGACCGTTCTGCTCGCGACGTCGATCTGGGTGTTCTACGCCCTGGGTCAGAAGCAATTGCTCACGGTGTGGAATTCGCTGCAGGTGATGATGGTGATCTACCTGTCCTGCGCCGTGCTACTCACGCCTTGGGCGCACCCGCTGGAGGCGTTGGACCTGAGCCCGCTGCAAGGCTGGTTGCTGCTGGCGTGCTGCATGAACACCCTGGTGGCCTACGGCGCCTTTGCTGAAGCGCTCGCGCATTGGGAAGCCTCGCGGGTCAGTGCGACTCTTGCGCTCACACCGTTGGTGACCTTTGTAGCCGTCGCCCTGGCGGCGTGGCTGTGGCCTGAGTATGTGCAGGCCGAAGAAATCAACGCCCTGGGGTATGCCGGGGCGTTGGTGGTGGTGTTGGGCTCGGCGACCGTGGCGCTGGCGCCGTCGTTGCTCGCCGGGCTCAAGGCCCGGCGGGTGCGCATGGCTTCCTAG
- a CDS encoding thiolase family protein: MREVVIVDSVRTGLAKSFRGKFNQTRPDDMAAHCVNALLSRNGIDPATLEDCIVGAGSNEGAQGYNIGRNVAVLSQLGTGTAGMTLNRFCSSGLQAIAIAANQIASGCSDIIVAGGVESISLTMKSVNTDNLINPLLKEQVPGIYFPMGQTAEIVARRYNVSREEQDLYALQSQQRTAQAQADGLFNDEIVPMAVKYKVEDKNTGEVQVLDGVVDRDDCNRPDTTLASLQGLKPVFAEDGSVTAGNSSQLSDGASMTLVMSLEKALALGLKPKAFFRGFTVAGCEPDEMGIGPVFSVPKLLKARGLQVADIDLWELNEAFASQCLYARNRLGIDNAKYNVNGGSISIGHPFGMTGSRQVGHLVRELQRRNVRYGIVTMCVGGGMGATGLFEAVR; encoded by the coding sequence ATGCGTGAAGTAGTGATCGTCGACAGCGTGCGAACCGGCCTGGCCAAATCCTTTCGCGGCAAGTTCAACCAGACTCGCCCGGATGACATGGCGGCCCATTGCGTCAACGCGCTGCTGAGCCGCAACGGCATCGACCCGGCGACGTTGGAAGATTGCATCGTCGGCGCCGGCTCCAACGAAGGTGCGCAGGGCTACAACATCGGACGCAATGTGGCGGTGCTGTCACAATTGGGCACCGGCACGGCGGGGATGACCCTCAATCGCTTCTGCTCGTCGGGCTTGCAGGCCATTGCGATTGCGGCGAACCAGATTGCCTCGGGTTGCAGCGACATCATCGTCGCCGGTGGTGTCGAGTCCATCAGCCTGACCATGAAAAGCGTCAACACCGACAACCTGATCAACCCACTGCTCAAAGAGCAGGTGCCAGGTATTTACTTCCCCATGGGCCAGACCGCGGAAATCGTCGCCCGTCGCTACAACGTCAGCCGCGAAGAGCAGGACCTGTACGCCCTGCAAAGCCAGCAGCGTACCGCCCAGGCTCAGGCTGATGGTTTGTTCAACGATGAAATCGTGCCCATGGCCGTCAAGTACAAGGTCGAAGACAAGAACACCGGTGAAGTGCAGGTGCTCGATGGCGTGGTTGATCGTGATGATTGCAACCGTCCGGACACCACGTTGGCCAGCCTGCAAGGGTTGAAGCCGGTATTTGCTGAGGACGGTTCGGTGACGGCGGGTAACTCGTCGCAACTGTCCGACGGGGCTTCGATGACCCTGGTGATGAGCCTGGAAAAAGCCTTGGCGTTGGGCCTCAAGCCCAAGGCTTTTTTCCGTGGGTTTACCGTGGCTGGCTGCGAGCCGGACGAGATGGGCATCGGCCCGGTGTTCTCGGTGCCCAAGCTGCTCAAGGCCAGGGGCTTGCAAGTGGCGGATATCGACCTGTGGGAGCTGAACGAAGCGTTTGCGTCGCAGTGCCTGTATGCGCGTAATCGCCTAGGCATTGATAACGCGAAGTACAACGTCAACGGTGGTTCGATTTCCATCGGGCACCCGTTCGGCATGACCGGATCGCGGCAGGTAGGGCATTTGGTGCGTGAGCTGCAGCGGCGCAATGTGCGCTATGGCATCGTCACCATGTGCGTCGGCGGCGGCATGGGCGCCACCGGCCTGTTCGAAGCCGTCCGCTAA